The genomic window CTACATCTGTTTCCAAACCCAGATTGGGATTGGCTATCAAGCCATTCACTTTTAATCGGGAAGATAATTCAATATCATTTAACATTTTTTTTATTTCTGTATAATTTTTAGTAAATGGCCGAAATGGATTAATAACAAAATTCATCTGGTATTTAATATCTTTTAGAATGGGATAAAATCCTGCCAAAGCCCTTGCTCCCACATCATCTCCCCCAACATCAAGTATCAAAATCCTGTGGGATTTCTGTATTATTCCTTTAATTTCAGGAGAAATTAAAGGAATATCTGCCATGGCATATTTTCCAGGTGGGGCAATTACTTTGATTCCTATTTTTTTTAGTTCTTCCTTCATTTCTCTGGAACGAAAATAGGGATTTACTATATCCAAATCTACAATAACAGTTTTATTTTTTTGCTTTGCCTTTTTTAGAGAGTGATTAATAGCTATTTCTGTTTTTCCGCTACCGAAACTTCCAGTATAAATAATTACCTCATCATTCAATATTTTTTTACATCCTCCTTCCCTGAGAGTACCCGAAGAGCCCCCTGACATAGTGATAGCATTTCTTCTTCACCAGGATAAACCATTACCAGTGAAATATAACTAACTCTGTCTCTGATCATATCCACAAATTTATTGGAGTGAGATATCCCACCGGTTAGAACAATGGCATCTACATTTCCTTTTAGAACAGTAGCTCCCTGTCCTATTTCCTTTGCAATCTGGTAAGCCATTGCTTCAAATATTAGTTTCGCTTTTTTATCACCTTTGATAACTTTTTTTATTACTTTCTCAACATTATTTGTATTTAAATAAGCAACTAATCCACCTTTTCCCTTAATCATGGTCATAATGTGGTTTTGCTGGTATTTTCCGGAAAAACATAATTTTACAAGATCTCCCACTGGTACAGTTCCACTTCTTTCTGGTGAAAAAGGTCCTTCTCCATTTAATGCATTATTAACATCTATCACCTTCCCTTTACAATGAACCCCCACAGATATTCCACCACCCATATGTGCTACAATCAGGTTGGATTTTTCATATTCTTTTCCCAAATCGTTCGCTGCTTTGCGGGCAACTGCTTTTTGGTTTAATGCATGAAAGATACTCTTTCGAGGTAATTCTGGAATGCCTGATATACGGGCAATTTCATCCATTTCATCTACCACAACAGGATCCACAATATAGGAAGGAATTGAAGTCTTTTTTGCAATTTGATAAGCTAACAACGCCCCTAAATTTGATGCATGCTCACCATATTTACCCTTTTTCAAATGATTTAACATCTTTGTATTAACCTGATATGTACCACTTTCTAAAGGTCTTAACAGTCCACCTCTTCCTACAATAGCATCTATTATATTTAAATCTATTTTTTTCTTTTTTAAAAATTCTAAGATTATATTAAGTCTAAATTCATACTGGTCGACTATGTGTTTAAATGAAGACAATGATTGACTGGAATGAAATATGGTTTCCTGGAGTAGCATATGCTCATTTCTAAAAAAGGTTAATTTTGTGGAAGTTGATCCCGGATTAATTACTAGTACATGATATTCATTATTCAAAATACATCCTCCTTTTAAAAGAAATTAGCAATTACGATATTTACACATTAAAACTCCTAATGCAATTGATCTTACTTTAGATATAGCTGTATCAGAACGGGAAACAAGAACTACCGGTGAGTTTGTTCCCAGTAATACACCTGCTGGTTCAGCCTCAGCTAAATAAACAAGTCCTTTGGCAAAGATATTTCCAGATTCAATCTCTGGAACCAATACTGCATCAATTTCTCCACTTACTTGTGAATGAATGCCTTTGTGCAGTGCAGCTTTCTTTGAAATTGCATTGTCAAATGCTAAAGGTCCGTCTACTATTCCACCAGTAATTTGTCCCCTTTGTGCCATCTTTGATAGACATGCAGCATCTATGGTTGCCTGCATATTAGGATTGACTTCTTCCAGTGCTGCCAGGACTGCAATTTTTGGCTCATTTATCTCAAGTGATTTACAAAATTCAATTACATTTTGAATAATTTGAGTTTTTTGCTCTAAAGTTGGTGCTATATTCATTGCTCCGTCAGTCATGGTAAGGAGTTTGTGGTAATTTTTCAATTTCAAAACATATGCATGGCTCAATAATCGTTGTGTTCTTAAACCTATTTCCTTATCTAGGACTGCTTTCAATAGACGAGCAGTTCCCAGCATTCCCTTCATCAATAAATCTGCTTTTTTTTCTCTAACCATTTTAACTGCTATTCTCGCAGCTTCAGACTTATCTTTTTCGTTGACAAATTCATAATTATTAATGTCAATATTTAACTTTTCGCATACCGCTATAGTTTCTTCTTTATTCCCAACCAATATACCATTTATCAAACCACTCTGCCTTGCCTGCTCAATTGCAGTCATGACATCTTCAGCTTGAGATACAGCTACAGAAAGTTTTTTTGGCCCATACTGGTAAGCCCTTTCAATTACTTCATCAAAAGTCTTTAACATTTTATGCCACCTCGCTAAATACTTGGAAAGCTATTGTCTTTTTTAAATATCACGCCTGATATTCTTTTGCCCTCTCTTCTCCTTTAAGTACACGGATAACACCTAAAACAAGTGCTTTCATTTCCTCACTTCCAGGATATACAACTACCGGTGCAATAAAACCAACTCTTTCTTTGATCCAATTAACAAATGTTTTACCCATTGCACCTTTATCACCTGCGCCATTTCCGGTTATTGCTATATAATCAACTTTTCCCTTTAGAACCGTTGCCATTTCTCCAATACATTTAGCAATTTGATAAGCCATTGCCCGATAAATTAACTCAGCCTCTTTGTTGCCATCGAAAATCATTTGCTCTACTTCTAAGGTGTTGTTTGTTCCAAGATAAGCAACTATTCCTCCTTTTCCCATAATTTTTTTTTGCATTTCCTGTAATGTGTATTTTCCTGAGTAACACATATCAATCACTGCCTTTATTGGTAAAGTACCTGTACGTTCTGGAGAAAAAGGACCTTCACTACTCGCATTATTTACATCTATCATCATGCCTTTTCTATGAGCACTAACGGTAATTCCGCCCCCTAAATGAACCACAATAAGATTTAGAAGGTCATAAGGTTTATTGATTTCTTTTGACAATCTCTTAGCAGCAGCCTTAACGCTAAGTGCATGAGAAAGGCTTTCTCTTTCAATCTCTGGCATTCCTGAAATTCTTGCAATAGCCTCCATCTCATCTACAGCTACTGGATCAACTATAAAGGATGGTGCATTAATTGTCCTCGCTATATCATAGGCAATTTTTGCACCAAGATTCGATGCATGTTCTATACGTGGTCTTTCCCTCATTTCTTCCAACATTAATTCATTTATCACATAAGTTCCACTTGGTATGGGGCTGAGTATTCCTCCCCTACCTACAATAGCATCAAAGTCATTCATTTGTATATTATTATCCTTTAATATTTGGAGGATAACATTCTCTCTAAATTGGTTTTGTTCAATTACTTTTTTATATTTTTTCAACTCATTTACATCATGTCTCACTGTTTTAAAAAATATTGCTCTTTCATTTTCATAAACTGCAATAGCTGTAGATGTTGAGCCTGGATTAATAGCCAGCACTTTATATTGTTTTTCTTTCATATTTATATTATTCTCCTTACTTTGACTATTTTTACCCATATCTATCTAATATTATTAATAAAAGCAATTTTTATGCCAAATATTGATTTTTTTGAAATAAAAAAAAGACCTTTTCATGAAAGGTCTTTTTAATCAACTTTTTACGCAGTATCATAATTAATAAACTTTTGAAAAAGCATTAACAATTTTTATATTTACCATTATTCATGCATATTTTTGCATTTATTTGCAAATAATAGCATTATATGCAGTAACAATTTAATCTTTTTTCTTACCATTTTTAGCTTTTAATACTTTTATTATTGAATATTTTATTATTGTGTTTTATTCCTTTTATATATCTTAATCAGAATAAAAATCATATAATTTTTTTATTTCGTACTTTTGCATTTTATAATACAAAGTCCTTATACTAATACCTAATTGTTCTGCACTTTTTTTACAATCCCCATTAAAAGCTTTTAAAGTATTTAAAATGGCATCTTTTTCGGTTTGTTTTTTTATGTTTTTTAGACATTTTATATTTTCTTCTTTTGTATTAATTATATTTTCTTTCTGATATTCCTTTTCATCTTTAAATACTTTCTGCTTTGTCAAACTAACAAATTCAGGAATATGGCTTGCATTCATAAAATCATCAGTTAACTTCATATTAATAACTGCTCTTTCAATTACATTCTCTAATTCTCTAATATTACCGGGCCAGGAGTAATTTAAAAGGATTTCAATTACTTCTGGTGATGCTCCTTTAATATTGCGGCCAAATTCTTGATTGCATTTTCTGATAATATTTGAAACCAGTGGTTTTATATCTTCTTTCCTATCTCTTAATGGTGGTATAAATATGGGTATAACATAAAGTCTGTAATATAAGTCCTCCCTGAATCGACCATCTTTTACGGCATTTTCCAGATTAATATTTGTAGCAGAAATAACCCTGACGTCAATATCAATAGATTCATTTCCACCTACCCTGACTATTTCCTTTTCCTGCAGTACTCTTAATAGTTTAGCCTGTAAATTCATACTCATCATACCGATTTCGTCTAAAAATATAGTCCCCCTGTCAGCCTCCTCAAAAAGCCCTTTTCTTCCTTTTTTACTGGCACCTGTAAAAGCACCTCCTTCATAACCAAAAAGTTCACTCTCCAATAGTGTTTCAGTCAATGCAGAGCAATTAACACGTATAAACTGCCTATTTTTCCTATCACTATGATTATGTATTGCATGAGCAAATAATTCTTTCCCTGTTCCACTTTCGCCATGCAATAGAACAGTTGCAGGTGTTGAGGCTGCTTTAATAGCCTGCTCTTTGGCGATAATCATCGGTCTACTTTTCCCAACGATATCCTCAAAAGTATATTTTGCTTCTAAATGGCGCATCCTTTTCTTAACCTGATTTAACTCATCAGTGAGATTTCTTATTTCAGATAAATCGTGAATAACAGCAACACTTCCCCTTAGCTCACCATCTACCGTTACAGGGGCAACATTTACCAACACATCCTTCTTTTTAGGACCAACTTTCATTCTAACACCATGAACAGGCTTTTTAGTTTTTAATACCTTCATATGCATGCTTTCTCCTTCAGCAATATCAATTGTTGAGGATTTTCCCAGGACATCTTGCTCTGTTAATCCAATCAACCTTGTATAGGCATCATTAACTAATGTATGGACACCTTTTTCATTCACAACCGATATGGCGTCATCTGTAGAATTGATAATAGCCTTAAGGGTGCTTAGTATTTCTTTTTGTTTTTTAATTACATAAAGAAGTTCTTTATTCATACTTTTATTCTGTTTTATCATTTTTTAAATAATCCTTACTATAAAGCATTTCCCTGGCATGCTCCAAGCTTATTGCGCCATACTGTTCACCATCTATCATCCTTGCTATCTCATCAAGCTGCTCATCTCCACTTAAACATTTTAATTCTATACCAGTTTTATTTTTCTTTACATATTTGCTTATAAATATATGTCTGTTTGCCCTACAGGCAATTTGAGGTAAATGGGTAACTGCAATAACCTGGTGATTATGGGATATTTTTAGCAGTTTTACTGCAATTACTTCTCCTAAGCGAGCTCCTACTCCACTGTCAATTTCATCAAATATCATAGTAGGAATTTCATCAGCTTCACTTAAAATTGACTTAAGTCCGAGCATTATTCTTGAAACCTCTCCTCCAGATATAATATCAGCTAAGGGTTTTGGCCTTTCACCAATATTAGAAGTAATAAAAAATTCTACTTTATCAATTCCCATTGGGGTAATTTTAAATATCTTGTCATTAATTCTTATTCCTTTTGTGTCTTCTTTTTGTGTTATTTGAATTTGAAAATCACAATTCTTCATGCTCAATTCATTTAGTTCTCTTACTATGTCTTTTTTTAATTTATCTGCAATAATCTTTCTTTGGCAGCTTAAATGCAGGGATAGTTCAACTAATTTTTTTTCATTATTTTCTACTTCTTTCTTTAATACTTCTATATTTTCCTGGTCATCTTTAATATAATCTAATTGCTTTTTCAACGAATCCCGATAAGAAAATATTTCATCTAAATTTGAACCATATTTCTTTTTTAAGTGGTTAATTAAATCAAGTCGGCTCTCTATTTCCTGTAATTGCTGAGCATCAAAGTCAATCCTATCTTTATATTCAACAATCTGATCTGCTATATCTTCAACTTTGAATTGTATCTCGGTCAATTGATTTTTCATCTGTTCAATATTTTTATCTAATTTGGCAATATTATTGAAATTACTAATCAATCGAACAACAACATCCCTTATAGAGGATTCTCCTTCTTCTCCTCCTTCATACAAAGCGAGGGAAGCCATTTCCATAATTTCTTTTACCTTGACAGTATGACGAATAATATTTATCTTATTTTCTAATTCTTCATCTTCCTTTGTTAGCAATTTTGCTTCTTCAATTTCTCTTAACTGGAATAATAAAAAGTCTTTTTTTGATAAGTTTTCAGCTCTACTTTTCAAAAGCTTATTTAACAAATATGTTTTTGACTGCCACTGGGTATAGTATTTATATAATTCATTCCTTTTTTGTAAAAAAGCTGAGCCTCCCAAGTTGTCTACAAATTCTATATGCCTGTCTGAATCCAATAAAGTCTGATGACTGTGCTGCCCATGTAAATCAATTAAATAATTTCCAATCTTTTGTAATAAAGATAATGGCAAAAGTTGATTATTTATCCAGCATTTATTTTTTTTCTTTTTATGAACCTGTCTTTTTATAATTAATTGATTATCTATTTCGATATTAGATAATTTCTCTAATATTTTTTTGTGTGTTCTTGAAATAGTATCTAAATTGAATAAAGCTTCTACTTCAAGGAAATCTGCATCTGTTTTTATAAGGTTATTATTTGCCATACTACCTAAAATAACATTTATTGCCTCTATAATGATTGACTTACCTGCTCCCGTTTCACCTGTGATTACATTTAATCCTTCATGAAAGTCAATATTTAACTCATCTATTAAGGCAAAATTTTTAACCTTAAGATAAAACAACATAATTAATTACCACCAATAATATTTCCATAATATATATTTTTACTCATTTTTGCTTTAAGAAGTAACCCTGCCGCTCCATTTTAATTTTTTCCTTAAAACTCCATAAAAA from Atribacterota bacterium includes these protein-coding regions:
- a CDS encoding ATP-binding protein, with product MNDEVIIYTGSFGSGKTEIAINHSLKKAKQKNKTVIVDLDIVNPYFRSREMKEELKKIGIKVIAPPGKYAMADIPLISPEIKGIIQKSHRILILDVGGDDVGARALAGFYPILKDIKYQMNFVINPFRPFTKNYTEIKKMLNDIELSSRLKVNGLIANPNLGLETDVDAFINGNDVVKEVSSKLGLPIKFVAIEQEFYQKNKDSQKIKDNIFENRFIIKRFMELPWDKVNKQ
- the buk gene encoding butyrate kinase, with protein sequence MNNEYHVLVINPGSTSTKLTFFRNEHMLLQETIFHSSQSLSSFKHIVDQYEFRLNIILEFLKKKKIDLNIIDAIVGRGGLLRPLESGTYQVNTKMLNHLKKGKYGEHASNLGALLAYQIAKKTSIPSYIVDPVVVDEMDEIARISGIPELPRKSIFHALNQKAVARKAANDLGKEYEKSNLIVAHMGGGISVGVHCKGKVIDVNNALNGEGPFSPERSGTVPVGDLVKLCFSGKYQQNHIMTMIKGKGGLVAYLNTNNVEKVIKKVIKGDKKAKLIFEAMAYQIAKEIGQGATVLKGNVDAIVLTGGISHSNKFVDMIRDRVSYISLVMVYPGEEEMLSLCQGALRVLSGKEDVKKY
- a CDS encoding bifunctional enoyl-CoA hydratase/phosphate acetyltransferase — protein: MLKTFDEVIERAYQYGPKKLSVAVSQAEDVMTAIEQARQSGLINGILVGNKEETIAVCEKLNIDINNYEFVNEKDKSEAARIAVKMVREKKADLLMKGMLGTARLLKAVLDKEIGLRTQRLLSHAYVLKLKNYHKLLTMTDGAMNIAPTLEQKTQIIQNVIEFCKSLEINEPKIAVLAALEEVNPNMQATIDAACLSKMAQRGQITGGIVDGPLAFDNAISKKAALHKGIHSQVSGEIDAVLVPEIESGNIFAKGLVYLAEAEPAGVLLGTNSPVVLVSRSDTAISKVRSIALGVLMCKYRNC
- the buk gene encoding butyrate kinase, with the protein product MKEKQYKVLAINPGSTSTAIAVYENERAIFFKTVRHDVNELKKYKKVIEQNQFRENVILQILKDNNIQMNDFDAIVGRGGILSPIPSGTYVINELMLEEMRERPRIEHASNLGAKIAYDIARTINAPSFIVDPVAVDEMEAIARISGMPEIERESLSHALSVKAAAKRLSKEINKPYDLLNLIVVHLGGGITVSAHRKGMMIDVNNASSEGPFSPERTGTLPIKAVIDMCYSGKYTLQEMQKKIMGKGGIVAYLGTNNTLEVEQMIFDGNKEAELIYRAMAYQIAKCIGEMATVLKGKVDYIAITGNGAGDKGAMGKTFVNWIKERVGFIAPVVVYPGSEEMKALVLGVIRVLKGEERAKEYQA
- a CDS encoding sigma 54-interacting transcriptional regulator, translated to MIKQNKSMNKELLYVIKKQKEILSTLKAIINSTDDAISVVNEKGVHTLVNDAYTRLIGLTEQDVLGKSSTIDIAEGESMHMKVLKTKKPVHGVRMKVGPKKKDVLVNVAPVTVDGELRGSVAVIHDLSEIRNLTDELNQVKKRMRHLEAKYTFEDIVGKSRPMIIAKEQAIKAASTPATVLLHGESGTGKELFAHAIHNHSDRKNRQFIRVNCSALTETLLESELFGYEGGAFTGASKKGRKGLFEEADRGTIFLDEIGMMSMNLQAKLLRVLQEKEIVRVGGNESIDIDVRVISATNINLENAVKDGRFREDLYYRLYVIPIFIPPLRDRKEDIKPLVSNIIRKCNQEFGRNIKGASPEVIEILLNYSWPGNIRELENVIERAVINMKLTDDFMNASHIPEFVSLTKQKVFKDEKEYQKENIINTKEENIKCLKNIKKQTEKDAILNTLKAFNGDCKKSAEQLGISIRTLYYKMQKYEIKKLYDFYSD
- the recN gene encoding DNA repair protein RecN; translation: MLFYLKVKNFALIDELNIDFHEGLNVITGETGAGKSIIIEAINVILGSMANNNLIKTDADFLEVEALFNLDTISRTHKKILEKLSNIEIDNQLIIKRQVHKKKKNKCWINNQLLPLSLLQKIGNYLIDLHGQHSHQTLLDSDRHIEFVDNLGGSAFLQKRNELYKYYTQWQSKTYLLNKLLKSRAENLSKKDFLLFQLREIEEAKLLTKEDEELENKINIIRHTVKVKEIMEMASLALYEGGEEGESSIRDVVVRLISNFNNIAKLDKNIEQMKNQLTEIQFKVEDIADQIVEYKDRIDFDAQQLQEIESRLDLINHLKKKYGSNLDEIFSYRDSLKKQLDYIKDDQENIEVLKKEVENNEKKLVELSLHLSCQRKIIADKLKKDIVRELNELSMKNCDFQIQITQKEDTKGIRINDKIFKITPMGIDKVEFFITSNIGERPKPLADIISGGEVSRIMLGLKSILSEADEIPTMIFDEIDSGVGARLGEVIAVKLLKISHNHQVIAVTHLPQIACRANRHIFISKYVKKNKTGIELKCLSGDEQLDEIARMIDGEQYGAISLEHAREMLYSKDYLKNDKTE